The sequence AGCAAGAAATGCGCCAACAGCAGTAAGCAGGAGCAACTTAAGTACGGGCATTAATGCAGTGATGAAGAGCTTCCACAACTGCATTGTGTCTTCTTTCTTTACACTATGttaaaactgaaaataatatCCGTACGTATTATAAGGGTCTCCAATTTATAGGCCTAAAACTGAAAATAGACAAATTAACGATCATAAATTTGCATGCAGCaacaaataaacatataaaatcACCTTGAAACACTCAGGGGAAAGCAGGTGCAGAAACAGTAGTTtctcctaatttattttttagagacAGAGAAATAAATGGTAGGGTTTAGTGTACCGACAAACAATTAAGTTAAGAGAGATACGATCGAATACATTTTGCAGACCTTCCAATTCCATGCATGAGAGTTCATTGGTAGAGTAGTGTCCTGTACTGGAATCCCAAGGCATGGACACGTGGATCAACTGGATATATAGCATTTGCATTTACACCAAACTCATGGAGAGAGGGACGTATGCATGCATTACATTTACATGTTATGTTGGTGTGTCACTGCATGCAGTGGCTTCACATTTAACTGACATGCATGTCGTAACTTTGCTTATAGACACGTTGATCTGAGGGAAGGTATCCAAGTTTATTGAAATACAAATGTAAATGTGAAATTCTtagataataatgaaaaaattaatatatatatatatatatatatatatatatatatataaaagtgatGAAAATACTCatgttaatttgcttatgtGGTGTACTTATGTCTTTATCCCCTCGATTATACAACAAAGTTTGAATACGTGAGGTCAACAAGGTATTTGGATTCAAAATGTAGAATACAATGGAAAGGTAAGTACGTGATCGAGAATAATAGAACGGTATAGTGGGCTGGATAATCAAATTGAAATACTCGCACGTACATTTGGGCTCAGTTGGTTTCATAGAGATTTAATGGAATATTTTCATGCTGAGCAATAGGAACATGGTGCAGCCATCTACGCCTTAGCAAGAGTAGGACGCTGccactacaattttttttcaaccacAATTGATTTCTTTCACCTAGATCTGGCTCCTAGGTTCATGCACGGACAAATTAAGAATAATATTGCGGGTCAACTAATCATGACCATAGCAAAGATATAAGATATATAAtatcacaaaatgaaaattatttgggaaaaaaaattataacatgtaATTTACTTTTAGACGGTGTTAAAATAGATTTTGTGATATcacaatagattttttttaaaggatatcCATGTAAAACTCTGACTTAACCTACAAATCGAATTCTGGATGacttattttgtgataatttaatactaaaatataacttaaaataaGTATGTTAAAGATTTATAAGAATAAGTCTAACTTGTTTACATTCATGATATCaattaattagtatatttttttaagtcaaatctaacatttataactatttaaaaacatatttgaatATAAAACCGTAAGTTTATCTTTCAATAAACTTATAAACTGAACTCGTGAAcatgtttaatatttaaaaagacaCATAAATGcatgattttaataattataccaaattcaatataaaaataataatactaacagtaaatatattttttatttgaataggtTAGCTTGTTAGCCCTAAAAAGGCTTTCTGAATGATCTAAAGTGTAACCTTTTTAATTAGATAGACTTTAATAAAAGTCATGGTcagatttattttctaaaaaagatTGATCTGACTGAGCTTAATGTAAGTAATGTCATAGGCTCCTGTTAAGGAAAAGGACTTATTTCTACCCCTAAGtttaattttacaattataTAGGAGGTTGTTTTAATTCTAATCATGCTTTAATCTGAActgtttgtttgaaattttgaaacttatatACACAAACTCAGTAGAGTCGCTTTCAATAATTATTATACTAGAGATGACTGAAGTATTTTGCTACAAACTGTGGACCATAGTGTAAGAGAAAATGAGGCACAGACATAAGTTGCTAGCATAACAATTGAGCATTTTGTTTCACCGGCTCCAAATAATTGAGTAATTGTACCTGGCAGAGTCATAAAGTAAGAAAAAGTTCAAACCGTGATGGAAACTAAAAGTGAAAATCAATGTGTGCATACTACATTATAGATTTTGGTTATGTCactcataattaattatctgAAGCAATATGCTATATGTTTATAAAAAGAATTCAATTTTGatgcaaaatataaaaattttatactcACACCGAGTGATGTGTTATCATTTAAAGACTACGTTGACATCTCATATagtgaaatttattaaatgatgtaACCATACTTCCTTATGTGCAAATGTACAACTTTTTTACATGCAAAATATTGTATTTGTATAAAAGGAATTGATAACTGCGAAATATAAGCTAATTTAATAGTCAATTTAGATTAAGAATGATtacaatttctttattttattattatttttaatgaaataatgaagaaattaacatctttactatttttttattagcagaATTCAAAAGAAGAAAGTTTCAAGTGTTTTGAGGAAGAATTGatacaaaaactaaaagaaaaaaactttgaagaaaaagttagaaCGTTTGCTAAGCGCACGATGGAGGTTTAGCGCGCATAAGGCCCACGAAGAAGCCCAAAGACACATTTAGCGCAAAAGCCTACGTTAAGTGCGAAGTTAGCGTGAAAAGTAAGCTACCTAGTACCGATATAAGGAGGAGAAAGGGAACAGTCTCAGAACCCACACACTGGGTCTATCCCTTAGGGGGAACCCTCTCTCTTTAGttattcttcattttcttattattagtCATCCATTAGTCCCTAAAGTGTAAAAAGGAGTCTGGAGATCAAACTCTTGTAATGTAATTCTTtcctactatctatttaatacaATTATGTTTCTATTACTCTTCTCTGTGTTTTTCTACTATTATAATCTGATCACCCATATAATGTTTAGAGggtaatgtattaaaaaatggctattttctaaagaactgaggaagaatatcttaataaatttattgctagaaatagattaacatttattttgccCACAAATTTTTGTATCTCTTATCTTAATGCggtttgttatttttatctctGCAAAGAAATTTTGgggaaaaatgataaataaactaGGCTCTTCGTGCGAGAAACCAAAGATAGGGTAATTCAGTATATGCGGGTGAAAATAGAGATTtcataaaatagagaaaatcaaTTACATTATATTATAAGTAGTTTTGGCATACTATGACTCATTGCATTTTGATTCTATCTTTTCATAGTTGTTTACCGGTCCCTGTTATCTCTTTCTTTGTCTTACTCcaaatttcacatttataaTTCTGTCTTtgacttcttctttttcttctcattacTTAATAATTGGGGTTGTATCACTTATACAACCAAAGTTCCGATAGATTTAACACTTGACTTCCATTTTAGTTTTTActacttataatataataaaattggtgCACTTGTCAAGCTGTTAATATAACATATGAAATGGTGAATTCTCGCAATCATCATAGTCAACTTACTTATGCTTATTGCAGGCGGAAGGGCGTATTGAAGGAGTAAAATAAACTGGTATAATGGATCATGCTGGATAATACCAAAATGAATTGCACCTTTTACAATGGCCACACCTAAAATTGGTAAGACAATGTATCTAACTATAATGATCCTCACAACAAGTGAAAGCTTCATTCCTGACCGTTTTAACCCTAAACAAAGTTGAGTCAGTATTGATTTATCAGCAATATATTGCTGATTTTCAGAATTAGACACAAAGACGCCCAAGATGAAAAGGAACATCAAAAGATCAGGTTAGTTGTTACCATTCAGAAGATTTGCTCCAAGTAACAAAGTGATTGCCGGAATGGATGCGTCCCTGCAAAATGATTGTAAAATGAAACATATTTTActagtaaataataatttatctatactattaataaaatgaatatttctCTTGGTGCTCacaaatttaagataattttattatttttcagttcttaaatttttattactctttttaataattattcactattttcatgttattttttatttttcttattttttatcttccaaatctttcttttatttttatttaaaatatatagacATTTAGAAGGTTAAAAAtaagactaataaaaaaaaactaatcgtGCCGCTCTCTCCCCCTagtaactattaaaaggaatatCCCATTTTTATATCACCTTTATTAGACACTTTTACCCTTCATTTTCATTAAGTAACTATTATATTTCTCTAGATTTCATTTTCTCCACACCATTTAACTCCCTCCCTTTCTTCCTATATAAAATTAACAGCACactctcacttttttttaccTCCATCatctttaatttctcttttattttatttgtatttataaaaGGAAATGTACAGAGGTTCGAAGTGCCTTTCATTCCCTAATAATCATAGCAATGATTAATTTTCTTGATTACTTACGCACATGAAATTTGATCATGACAAAGTTGTTACTTGTCGACATATATTTTTGCTTCTATAGTATTATGATTCTAATATTGGTTaatcaatcaaacaaaaaaacttgCTAGTACCTGATACCCACATTATGCCACGGTTAGCAATAAAAGACAACTTAATTACCCCAGCATGGATGCAGAGTCTTCAATCACACCTAAAGGAGCATCATCTCCAACAAACATCTTTTGGAATGGAGGAACTACACCAATTATTAGACCAAGAATCTACATACATAAGCAAAAAGACAAATGTTGTCAATAAAAGACAAACGTTGTCAATAAATAAGGTGATTTTAGTAAACGTTATCTAATAAATTCTTCCTTCCTCGTTCACCTCCTTCCACTTTTCCACTTCCATAACTATGCCTGTGAGTTGTGACTAAGCTGGTAGTGGGGTAACAATTGTAGatcaatatgaatttaattaagatGCCTCGTTAAACTTCGTGatacaaatattaattgtgCTGATGTGACTTGACAAGCTGATgtgttattcaaaatattttaactagTTAATTATGTTCACACGTCTAACATGCcttatgattcatgattttttccTTGTTTGCATTACATTAgcaattgaaaatataatagttGCTAACGTAAGAGAATAATTGGCATACCGATCCGATTGTTGCAGTTGCTAAAAGAACCTTTAGATTGAGCTTTTGTACTAATGGTTTCAATGGTTTCATAATCTGCTTTTGTTTTGGTACCTGTAAAACAATTGGAAAAGGTAAGAACTCTTACTTGATGCTGTAGAAAAATCTGAAAGGCAACATGTGGCATGTCAAATTGCACTTCAATGTAATTATTTTGGTTGCTTTATACATAAAATAGTTTTCAGATTAAATATTGCCTTAGCCATTGGCCATTCTCATTTATCCGTTGAGATCATAAGTAAAGAACCTAGTGATTCAGCAAACCTAGTGATATTCACAAAATTGTGTAAGACATCATTGGTGAAAGAGTGCAAACAAGACTATCATACATGAAGTACAAGTGCACATAATGTATCCACATTCAATTTCCAAATATATGAGAACACAGACTCATCATATCTCTTCCACCAGGCAATGTACATTCACTTCCAAATTGACTCACATGATCGTTGGCCTGTGAAAGATCCTCTGCAGTAACCACTGGTTCAGCTGAATGGTTTTCAAGATCTGTTTCTATTGCTGACACTGGACCTACTTTGGAATCATCAACTTTGTTCACATTAAAAATCCGGCATGAATATGCGGATGATGTTGTACACGAAAGTCCAAATGTGGATGTGTCCTACCTGGTAAACCAAAATTAGAAATTGGAAAATCTTAATTCAAAGCTGTCAAGTTTTCTGTATGATGAACCTAGTCAATAACCAACGTGCTAGGTTAGATCATCTTATTGCCATGGACAAAGAGGCATATGCCATCCCTTTCTAATTACAAACATCCACAGCTCCAAAAGGACTAGTGTTTTCTTTACAGACTGCTGGAACTATGATAAGAGGCAAATTGCCTAGATTTCCTGTTTACatcaaatctaaaataattagaaaataaaatttccaaGTGTCAAGACTGTATGAGATATCCCTTGTGCTGTgatatatatcttaaaaaaaaggttataatatgttttaggttcctaataaattaacaagtTTTGTGTTTACTCCTTGATAAAAATAGGGTATGTGATATCCTTGTGCTGTGACTGAtatatccttaaaaaaaattattgactgaACAATGGCTTGATCtgatttattaaaataactatttaaaatctGTAAGTTAACTACCTGCAACACAACACCCTAACATAAGGCCTTGCATATCAGGAGATGCTTTAGTTATTATCCGAAACAACCATCCTAGTGTTGTTCCAATGATAAATGTGAGAAGAATATTCAATGGCATGAACCACCATCATAATTCATAGAAGCATGTCAGCTAAACcaattaatgaaagaaagagatggAAAATAAAAGTAAGGGTTAATATTGAAAATGAAGCATAGTGGCAAGAAAACAACGTACACTGCTACCAGGCTCTTAAATGTTATAGTTTTAGCCTGGAGTGAATACAAAGTATACTatctgtacaaaaaaaaaagtcatttagtTGAGTCaccaaataaaattagtttatggtAATTTGAAAccggaaaaaaattatgacgaTTTTACTAGCTCCATTGTTtgtgtcttctttttttcttttaaatttagagatctaattaaaaatattaaaaaattcagagACCTACTATATATTAAACCTTGAATTAGCTatttactttttacttttaacaagttaacataataatattaacatttagTTGCTAACACTTAAAATTCAGTTAAGTGATCAGTGATATTGAAACCACCGGTTGTGTAATATTTTAAACCCTagtatgaataaaatattaagggaaaatttatttataacaaaattgaATTCAACTGCTATAACCATAGCAGAAGACAAGATATTATTAAATCCAGGATTatctctttttatcttttagtgtCCTCCCTTTTATGTCAAAGATGAAAGCATAAAAATGATGGGATGGGGAtgttggagtacaagtgtgaggtgaaattCCACATCGGATAGAAATGAAAAGATTAAGCactatataagtgaggagaagatcCATTAATCTAAGCTTTAAGGTTTTGAATAAAAGTGTTGTATTTTTCTCATATGATAGCTACTGGTCCACAAGACATTTGAGGGGAAgatgtaaatataaaatatttatattgaaaatgtatatctattaacaatttaaaaaaaaaatctcaaactagtgtatttttttattttcctattgatcccttaatttaaattttaatctctaaCACTTTTTCTTAAGTTCAACTCGCTTGAATTCTTGTCTTTAATATTGAGTCTAAGCATGGACTTTAAGTTcgattttaagaataaatacaTCTTGATTAACTATGAAGCATTTGTTTTGGCCTTGCTCCGCTTTTtagtctttcatttttttattaatttttttttcttatttaggccttaccttttgttttcttatttaggccttacctttttttcttaaactcttatattatattaaaaaaaacttgcaaGTTATATCCAaaagtataagaaaataaattaaggatTTAATAGACAATTAACTGATTTAtttcttaagaaaaaatattaacacaatTGATGTTTACATCCTCGACTCGAGATTTTATTCTCGAACAGTCGAACGTGAAAGACCAAGCATGGATTAATATTAGCCActattttaaaatgttcaattaCTGGAGATTTTAGGACAAAATGATCCGTCCAACTTAGGCGCATGTTTCCTCTTTTGcatttaagttatttatttgtttaggaTTACAAATTATCAACCACAATGTATATCTAAAGAAATTCTCCACTTTggaagaaattaatataaagtAATGTATCCTGTTTAATAAAAGATCATATCATTTAGAATGAAATATGTCCCTGCTATTTTAAGCTAAGCAGCACCACTAGCTAATTCATGTGTTATCGAGTTGAAAGGGAGCTCGAGTGTCCATTGTGCAACCATACTGCACTTTAGTTGAATCTGATTAAGCCTCAAAGTCCAAAATCCAAATCCTTCTTTGGCAGATTCATTAGTGATGGCCACAAACTACGCACAAATATATTGTCCCTTACAGTTTCAATGGCGTAAGATCATTTGGTAGGACCTCATGGGAACAAGTTAATTAGGTAATTGTTATATGTACGTTgttcacaaaaataaattaaattaaagcacAGAGAAGAGAACCACAATTAATACAGTATTCTGATTACTGGTTTAAGGTATGTAATTCCAAGGAGCTATATACGTTGATTACTTGATTCGgctaaatgaataaaaatttgcaCTATGACTGGGTAGAGTAACAAAAATTTAATGTGTCTGTTTCTTCTTGGGAGCTAACAAAAATATGTGCTGACTACAAACATATTGTTTCCCTCTGTGAACTCAATTGTAGAAGGGCTATCTCTTGTTACATACATTCATTTTATGCTATGCTATCTAGTTTCTAATGCTCTGTCCGTGCGTCGTAGTCATTTTCTAAGCAAATTAGCATGCAAAATGCAAATAACAAGACGAAAATCATGAGTCAAGAAGCTAATCTCGTAACGTTTTGTGCAGTTGTGATTTGCATACTGATTTGAATTCGATTTGGATGTTTGAATATAATTATGCTCATATAAACACTCGTAAAAGCAAGAACAGAAAAGAAAACGAGGTGCACAATATTTATGTTCATCTCAAAACTAACAAGTCAATTTCAATCAGCAAATTAAATTCAATCTCGTGGATCTTACTGCTGAAAATCTGTCTAGACTTGAATAAAATGGCTTAATTTTTCAGGATACCtcttaatagaatttttttttccttaacatCTTTTGAATCGAATCTGgccaaaaaaaataggataccTCCCCTCATACTGTGTACAGGTCAATTTTATCATATAGTAGCATTGAGTTAGCCAATTTTTCCAATCCCACCTCAACACTAAGGCTAATCTTTATTATTGTTGTCACTTgtcagatttttttattttaaccctttattttatttgggaAAACAATTTTGATTAATCTGTAATTTGACGAAGGTAAAAGTctaattgataattattttaacattaacTTTAGTAAATTATTCGTTTGtctttaatcatttaatttgattttcagtTCTCACCACTCATCACCattaaaatatgaagaaaaaaaacaattttaaaaaatgtcaacattttttttagctAAACACGTCAGTTGCCAACTAGAAAAAGACATCAATCGAATCCTCTTAAAAGGCTTCAGCATTTATCTCGGAATGTTTATCGGTAGTTGAGTTAGACCATCAAGAGCACCATTTTTTAAGAGgatcaatttaaaatatcatgtaattaaattactaatttatttcttcatgaaaaataatatatgtactaataGTATAAAATCGATTTTATACTGCTGTCTAATTATAAACTGTCTTATCTGGTAAGTTTATTGATGGTTAAAAACTTATCTAAAAAGTTAtacttaatatgattttttacttgatagtgtaaaaaatttatattattagtatataaaaattaaaattttttgttaaagaaaTATGAGCGgtgaatataaaaagaaaaaaaaaatacagggtAAGGCCTCCTCAACAACATACATGAGATTTCCGGAACACACTAAATTTGACGGCCGGCATCCTCAAGAATCACATTCCTGATCACATcgcattttcaaaattaatttatgattggCCTTATTTTAACCTAAGGTATAATTTCTTGCGTTTGTGTGGAAAAGGAAAAGGGATTTGAATTAGATTAATTGTAGGGAAATGACTGATTTGTGGGACTCTATTTTGAAATCCTGAAGCGACAAGTGGATAAAGCATACTAAAGTAGAAAAGACAAGTCCATATTAACTTAGAATTCCCAtggaaatgaaataattaaaaataacgaAAACATTTATCTAGTGGTTTAAGAAATCAGCTCTGATGTAGAGTTTATCTAACAACGGAATCCGATGGTGTTACGTCAAAAAATGGCAACTAGGGACCAAAAGGGGCACATATAGCATTAGAAAGAGTTCAACATtgcttagtttattttaatcaaCGGGTTCGTAAAGTGTAATGCATTGACTTATGACTTATAATAATTACATCATGTTCCTACCTAGTACCTACTTCCCTCCCTTGCAAAATGTCATTTTGTTACCAAACTCGGGGCCACTTGAATTTCAACATCCACActacttttctattttattttacatgaaATTAACATAATTCATCTCTCTtcttaatgaaaatttatgtattttataccAAACTTAACTTGCTAAGTTAGTGTAGATTACACTCCTCTCTGGTAGATGAGAGCGTTACATCACCCTCTTCTTGTATCACAATTAATATAACTCCCCTCTCATGTCGTGATAGGGTGagtatattcttttaaaatatttagttcAAGATAGAAAAAACTTTTGTGTTCAAAgaattcttataaaaatatttaattcaccCCTCCTAAGGAAACAAACGAGGATTTAAACCTGTTACCTATCAAATGTGAAACTTTGTTTGGTTCTGTCCTATCAACTCCATGGAGTTAATAGAGTATATGATATttcactcaatttttttatttacatctaataactttaaaaaaaaatacatctaaTAACTTTGAACATCACAAGTGGAATATTCACTTGAAAACCAACTAAACtagattcattttaaaaaatattaactaaattaattaaatcccTTAGTTATTAATTCGTGCGCAGCCAAAGAAACGCTTTCACGCAAAATATAAAGTCAGCCGGAGTTAGCTGTTTATCCCCgtattatttcattattttctactCTTAGATCCGACCAAACTTAATTCAAATACGTAACTGCGGAAGAATACACACATTCATCACCTTCTGAGTTGGTGTCCACTTTAACATAGAATATTTTGATAACTTAGCATATGTTATGTAGAGGAAAATGAGAACTAAATCTAATTTATTCAGTTTTGAGAAAACG comes from Glycine soja cultivar W05 chromosome 20, ASM419377v2, whole genome shotgun sequence and encodes:
- the LOC114402175 gene encoding protein PIN-LIKES 3-like; this translates as MKVLEFILALILVLAVVHVQPNLAVRVLNMKEQLNLMSLDKGPVTPSGPSTCTYIPGTGGKNCPPLEEMNVAGNYVQHHSDETYPRLVVPFGPVSAIETDLENHSAEPVVTAEDLSQANDHVPKQKQIMKPLKPLVQKLNLKVLLATATIGSILGLIIGVVPPFQKMFVGDDAPLGVIEDSASMLGDASIPAITLLLGANLLNGLKRSGMKLSLVVRIIIVRYIVLPILGVAIVKGAIHFGIIQHDPLYQFILLLQYALPPAISISTITQLFGAGETKCSIVMLATYVCASFSLTLWSTLIHVSMPWDSSTGHYSTNELSCMELEGETTVSAPAFP